One Cucumis sativus cultivar 9930 chromosome 1, Cucumber_9930_V3, whole genome shotgun sequence DNA segment encodes these proteins:
- the LOC101222641 gene encoding probable serine/threonine-protein kinase WNK9 isoform X1 — translation MDTTDSITAFSHLLQPPDFSHYVEIDPTGRYGRVLFSLLFLSHYLPNSPSFLFSSFLFCLQYDEILGKGASKTVYRAFDEYEGIEVAWNQVKLCNFLQCPEDLERLYSEIHLLKTLKHKNIMKFYTSWVDTANKNINFVTEMFTSGTLRQYRLKHRRANIRAVKRWCRQILRGLHYLHSQDPPVIHRDLKCDNIFVNGNQGEIKIGDLGLAAILRKSHADHCVGTPEFMAPEVYEEAYNELVDIYSFGMCVLEMVTFEYPYSECNHPVQIYKKVISGKKPAALYKVKDPSMRQFVEKCLAPVSCRLSARELLSDPFLEIDGCESKLKISDSRRELDDFASTIVRPFLEREKRFSSISYSLEGSDEWRYRSVQKEPDGIELFEDNDNDQLVSLDNNIKGKIREDGSIVLRLRITDKEGLIRNIYFPFDTKNDTALTVATEMIAELDITDQDVIKIAEKIDGEISSLVPEWKPGPGIDETPRISYDGGSQSYNACNQPSDNILIENKGNGIKLYQILNLSTDGHALAHEHFEQEQFSLKADRPTQPNVSSQHYQPDSVLNENQALSSHSFRQRHSDDNYKKIDQSLTVGYNKEKLPVNKATVIDTSQRSLLGSRSLSTVSSYCEDKFSSQIHWEIRWLWN, via the exons atggacacaacCGATTCAATCACTGCTttctctcatcttcttcaacctcCGGATTTCTCTCACTATGTTGAAATTGATCCCACTGGCAGATATGGAAGAGTActcttctctctcttattTCTCTCTCACTATCTTCCCAATTCCccatcttttttattctcttcttttctcttttgcttGCAGTATGATGAAATCCTCGGCAAAGGAGCTTCCAAGACAGT TTACAGAGCATTTGATGAGTATGAAGGGATTGAAGTTGCTTGGAATCAGGTCAAACTCTGTAACTTCCTTCAATGTCCTGAAGATCTTGAGAGGCTATACTCTGAGATTCATCTCTTAAAAACATTGAAACATAAGAACATTATGAAATTCTATACCTCTTGGGTCGATACTGCAAATAAGAACATCAACTTTGTAACTGAAATGTTCACTTCTGGGACTTTGAGGCA GTATAGGCTAAAGCATAGGAGAGCTAACATTAGAGCAGTGAAGCGATGGTGTAGACAAATTTTGAGGGGTCTTCACTATCTCCATAGCCAAGACCCCCCTGTGATCCACAGAGATCTCAAGTGTGACAACATTTTTGTTAATGGTAACCAgggagaaattaaaattggagaCCTTGGTCTTGCTGCTATCCTCCGGAAATCACATGCTGATCATTGTGTTG GGACACCAGAGTTCATGGCTCCGGAAGTATATGAAGAGGCATATAATGAATTGGTAGACATTTATTCTTTTGGGATGTGTGTTTTGGAGATGGTTACGTTTGAATATCCATATAGTGAATGTAATCATCCTGTTCAAATCTATAAGAAAGTAATTTCT GGTAAAAAACCAGCTGCCTTGTATAAAGTGAAGGATCCAAGCATGCGACAATTCGTTGAGAAATGCTTGGCACCAGTCTCTTGTAGACTTTCAGCAAGGGAGCTTTTGAGTGACCCTTTTCTCGAAATTGATGGTTGTGAAAGCAAGTTGAAAATTTCAGATTCTCGGAGAGAACTGGACGATTTTGCTTCCACTATAGTACGCCCTTTCCTTGAACGAGAAAAAAGATTTAGCTCAATTAGTTACAGTTTGGAGGGTTCAGATGAATGGAGGTACCGTTCGGTCCAGAAGGAACCTGATGGGATTGAACTTTTTGAGGACAATGATAATGACCAATTGGTAAGTCTTGATAACAATATTAAGGGGAAAATACGTGAAGATGGCAGCATTGTTTTAAGACTTAGGATTACGGATAAAGAAG GGCTTATTCGGAACATATATTTCCCATTTGACACCAAGAATGATACAGCATTAACAGTAGCCACCGAAATGATAGCGGAGCTTGACATTACTGACCAAGATGTGATCAAGATAGCTGAAAAAATTGATGGGGAAATTTCTTCCTTGGTTCCCGAGTGGAAGCCAGGGCCTGGCATAGACGAAACACCTCGCATCTCTTACGACGGTGGCTCTCAAAGCTACAACGCTTGCAATCAACCATctgataatattttgatagaGAATAAAGGAAATGGAATCAAACTCTATCAGATTTTAAACTTAAGCACAGATGGGCATGCTTTGGCACACGAACATTTCGAGCAAGAGCAGTTCTCGCTCAAAGCAGATCGACCTACACAACCAAATGTGTCAAGCCAGCACTATCAGCCAGATTCTGTCCTCAACGAAAACCAAGCTCTTAGTTCTCATAGTTTTAGGCAAAGACATTCTGATGATAATTACAAGAAAATTGACCAATCACTCACTGTTGGgtataacaaagaaaaactaccAGTTAACAAAGCCACTGTCATTGACACTTCACAAAGAAGCTTATTGGGTTCCCGATCACTGTCCACGGTTTCATCCTATTGCGAAGATAAATTTTCCTCTCAAATTCATTGGGAAATTAGATGGCTGTggaattga
- the LOC101222885 gene encoding uncharacterized protein LOC101222885 produces the protein MSVAFLNDTTVTNFINDTKIFDDCVKESFKKLDTDNDGFLNMNELRVGFRSHPLEFELMDPVDDLSEVVCHKFQVEKSGGIDEEEFKSVIRDILLAMAQGIGNFPLQVALQQDSFLMKAVELEKAREQK, from the coding sequence atgagtgTGGCTTTTCTTAATGATACAACAGTTACAAACTTCATCAATGACACCAAGATATTTGACGATTGTGTCAAGGAAAGTTTTAAGAAACTCGACACGGACAATGATGGGTTTCTCAACATGAATGAACTTCGGGTCGGGTTTCGGAGTCATCCattagaatttgaattaatGGATCCTGTGGATGATCTTTCTGAGGTTGTTTGTCATAAATTTCAAGTGGAGAAAAGTGGTGGGATTGACGAAGAAGAGTTTAAATCTGTAATAAGGGATATTCTTCTTGCTATGGCCCAGGGGATTGGGAACTTTCCTCTTCAAGTTGCACTTCAACAAGATAGCTTTCTCATGAAGGCTGTTGAACTTGAAAAGGCCAGAGAACAAAAATAG
- the LOC101222641 gene encoding probable serine/threonine-protein kinase WNK9 isoform X3, whose amino-acid sequence MDTTDSITAFSHLLQPPDFSHYVEIDPTGRYGRVLFSLLFLSHYLPNSPSFLFSSFLFCLQYDEILGKGASKTVYRAFDEYEGIEVAWNQVKLCNFLQCPEDLERLYSEIHLLKTLKHKNIMKFYTSWVDTANKNINFVTEMFTSGTLRQYRLKHRRANIRAVKRWCRQILRGLHYLHSQDPPVIHRDLKCDNIFVNGNQGEIKIGDLGLAAILRKSHADHCVGTPEFMAPEVYEEAYNELGKKPAALYKVKDPSMRQFVEKCLAPVSCRLSARELLSDPFLEIDGCESKLKISDSRRELDDFASTIVRPFLEREKRFSSISYSLEGSDEWRYRSVQKEPDGIELFEDNDNDQLVSLDNNIKGKIREDGSIVLRLRITDKEGLIRNIYFPFDTKNDTALTVATEMIAELDITDQDVIKIAEKIDGEISSLVPEWKPGPGIDETPRISYDGGSQSYNACNQPSDNILIENKGNGIKLYQILNLSTDGHALAHEHFEQEQFSLKADRPTQPNVSSQHYQPDSVLNENQALSSHSFRQRHSDDNYKKIDQSLTVGYNKEKLPVNKATVIDTSQRSLLGSRSLSTVSSYCEDKFSSQIHWEIRWLWN is encoded by the exons atggacacaacCGATTCAATCACTGCTttctctcatcttcttcaacctcCGGATTTCTCTCACTATGTTGAAATTGATCCCACTGGCAGATATGGAAGAGTActcttctctctcttattTCTCTCTCACTATCTTCCCAATTCCccatcttttttattctcttcttttctcttttgcttGCAGTATGATGAAATCCTCGGCAAAGGAGCTTCCAAGACAGT TTACAGAGCATTTGATGAGTATGAAGGGATTGAAGTTGCTTGGAATCAGGTCAAACTCTGTAACTTCCTTCAATGTCCTGAAGATCTTGAGAGGCTATACTCTGAGATTCATCTCTTAAAAACATTGAAACATAAGAACATTATGAAATTCTATACCTCTTGGGTCGATACTGCAAATAAGAACATCAACTTTGTAACTGAAATGTTCACTTCTGGGACTTTGAGGCA GTATAGGCTAAAGCATAGGAGAGCTAACATTAGAGCAGTGAAGCGATGGTGTAGACAAATTTTGAGGGGTCTTCACTATCTCCATAGCCAAGACCCCCCTGTGATCCACAGAGATCTCAAGTGTGACAACATTTTTGTTAATGGTAACCAgggagaaattaaaattggagaCCTTGGTCTTGCTGCTATCCTCCGGAAATCACATGCTGATCATTGTGTTG GGACACCAGAGTTCATGGCTCCGGAAGTATATGAAGAGGCATATAATGAATTG GGTAAAAAACCAGCTGCCTTGTATAAAGTGAAGGATCCAAGCATGCGACAATTCGTTGAGAAATGCTTGGCACCAGTCTCTTGTAGACTTTCAGCAAGGGAGCTTTTGAGTGACCCTTTTCTCGAAATTGATGGTTGTGAAAGCAAGTTGAAAATTTCAGATTCTCGGAGAGAACTGGACGATTTTGCTTCCACTATAGTACGCCCTTTCCTTGAACGAGAAAAAAGATTTAGCTCAATTAGTTACAGTTTGGAGGGTTCAGATGAATGGAGGTACCGTTCGGTCCAGAAGGAACCTGATGGGATTGAACTTTTTGAGGACAATGATAATGACCAATTGGTAAGTCTTGATAACAATATTAAGGGGAAAATACGTGAAGATGGCAGCATTGTTTTAAGACTTAGGATTACGGATAAAGAAG GGCTTATTCGGAACATATATTTCCCATTTGACACCAAGAATGATACAGCATTAACAGTAGCCACCGAAATGATAGCGGAGCTTGACATTACTGACCAAGATGTGATCAAGATAGCTGAAAAAATTGATGGGGAAATTTCTTCCTTGGTTCCCGAGTGGAAGCCAGGGCCTGGCATAGACGAAACACCTCGCATCTCTTACGACGGTGGCTCTCAAAGCTACAACGCTTGCAATCAACCATctgataatattttgatagaGAATAAAGGAAATGGAATCAAACTCTATCAGATTTTAAACTTAAGCACAGATGGGCATGCTTTGGCACACGAACATTTCGAGCAAGAGCAGTTCTCGCTCAAAGCAGATCGACCTACACAACCAAATGTGTCAAGCCAGCACTATCAGCCAGATTCTGTCCTCAACGAAAACCAAGCTCTTAGTTCTCATAGTTTTAGGCAAAGACATTCTGATGATAATTACAAGAAAATTGACCAATCACTCACTGTTGGgtataacaaagaaaaactaccAGTTAACAAAGCCACTGTCATTGACACTTCACAAAGAAGCTTATTGGGTTCCCGATCACTGTCCACGGTTTCATCCTATTGCGAAGATAAATTTTCCTCTCAAATTCATTGGGAAATTAGATGGCTGTggaattga
- the LOC101222641 gene encoding probable serine/threonine-protein kinase WNK9 isoform X2, whose protein sequence is MDTTDSITAFSHLLQPPDFSHYVEIDPTGRYGRYDEILGKGASKTVYRAFDEYEGIEVAWNQVKLCNFLQCPEDLERLYSEIHLLKTLKHKNIMKFYTSWVDTANKNINFVTEMFTSGTLRQYRLKHRRANIRAVKRWCRQILRGLHYLHSQDPPVIHRDLKCDNIFVNGNQGEIKIGDLGLAAILRKSHADHCVGTPEFMAPEVYEEAYNELVDIYSFGMCVLEMVTFEYPYSECNHPVQIYKKVISGKKPAALYKVKDPSMRQFVEKCLAPVSCRLSARELLSDPFLEIDGCESKLKISDSRRELDDFASTIVRPFLEREKRFSSISYSLEGSDEWRYRSVQKEPDGIELFEDNDNDQLVSLDNNIKGKIREDGSIVLRLRITDKEGLIRNIYFPFDTKNDTALTVATEMIAELDITDQDVIKIAEKIDGEISSLVPEWKPGPGIDETPRISYDGGSQSYNACNQPSDNILIENKGNGIKLYQILNLSTDGHALAHEHFEQEQFSLKADRPTQPNVSSQHYQPDSVLNENQALSSHSFRQRHSDDNYKKIDQSLTVGYNKEKLPVNKATVIDTSQRSLLGSRSLSTVSSYCEDKFSSQIHWEIRWLWN, encoded by the exons atggacacaacCGATTCAATCACTGCTttctctcatcttcttcaacctcCGGATTTCTCTCACTATGTTGAAATTGATCCCACTGGCAGATATGGAAGA TATGATGAAATCCTCGGCAAAGGAGCTTCCAAGACAGT TTACAGAGCATTTGATGAGTATGAAGGGATTGAAGTTGCTTGGAATCAGGTCAAACTCTGTAACTTCCTTCAATGTCCTGAAGATCTTGAGAGGCTATACTCTGAGATTCATCTCTTAAAAACATTGAAACATAAGAACATTATGAAATTCTATACCTCTTGGGTCGATACTGCAAATAAGAACATCAACTTTGTAACTGAAATGTTCACTTCTGGGACTTTGAGGCA GTATAGGCTAAAGCATAGGAGAGCTAACATTAGAGCAGTGAAGCGATGGTGTAGACAAATTTTGAGGGGTCTTCACTATCTCCATAGCCAAGACCCCCCTGTGATCCACAGAGATCTCAAGTGTGACAACATTTTTGTTAATGGTAACCAgggagaaattaaaattggagaCCTTGGTCTTGCTGCTATCCTCCGGAAATCACATGCTGATCATTGTGTTG GGACACCAGAGTTCATGGCTCCGGAAGTATATGAAGAGGCATATAATGAATTGGTAGACATTTATTCTTTTGGGATGTGTGTTTTGGAGATGGTTACGTTTGAATATCCATATAGTGAATGTAATCATCCTGTTCAAATCTATAAGAAAGTAATTTCT GGTAAAAAACCAGCTGCCTTGTATAAAGTGAAGGATCCAAGCATGCGACAATTCGTTGAGAAATGCTTGGCACCAGTCTCTTGTAGACTTTCAGCAAGGGAGCTTTTGAGTGACCCTTTTCTCGAAATTGATGGTTGTGAAAGCAAGTTGAAAATTTCAGATTCTCGGAGAGAACTGGACGATTTTGCTTCCACTATAGTACGCCCTTTCCTTGAACGAGAAAAAAGATTTAGCTCAATTAGTTACAGTTTGGAGGGTTCAGATGAATGGAGGTACCGTTCGGTCCAGAAGGAACCTGATGGGATTGAACTTTTTGAGGACAATGATAATGACCAATTGGTAAGTCTTGATAACAATATTAAGGGGAAAATACGTGAAGATGGCAGCATTGTTTTAAGACTTAGGATTACGGATAAAGAAG GGCTTATTCGGAACATATATTTCCCATTTGACACCAAGAATGATACAGCATTAACAGTAGCCACCGAAATGATAGCGGAGCTTGACATTACTGACCAAGATGTGATCAAGATAGCTGAAAAAATTGATGGGGAAATTTCTTCCTTGGTTCCCGAGTGGAAGCCAGGGCCTGGCATAGACGAAACACCTCGCATCTCTTACGACGGTGGCTCTCAAAGCTACAACGCTTGCAATCAACCATctgataatattttgatagaGAATAAAGGAAATGGAATCAAACTCTATCAGATTTTAAACTTAAGCACAGATGGGCATGCTTTGGCACACGAACATTTCGAGCAAGAGCAGTTCTCGCTCAAAGCAGATCGACCTACACAACCAAATGTGTCAAGCCAGCACTATCAGCCAGATTCTGTCCTCAACGAAAACCAAGCTCTTAGTTCTCATAGTTTTAGGCAAAGACATTCTGATGATAATTACAAGAAAATTGACCAATCACTCACTGTTGGgtataacaaagaaaaactaccAGTTAACAAAGCCACTGTCATTGACACTTCACAAAGAAGCTTATTGGGTTCCCGATCACTGTCCACGGTTTCATCCTATTGCGAAGATAAATTTTCCTCTCAAATTCATTGGGAAATTAGATGGCTGTggaattga